The DNA window GGGAAGGGAATCATGCAGGTGAACGAGAACAAGAACGGGGACGTTGTGGTCCTGTCCGTGACGGGCAGGCTGGATTCCAACACATCTCCGGATTTCGAGGAGCGGCTGCTCGGCCGCATCCGTGACGGAGAGCGAAAGCTGGTGCTGGACTTCGGCGAGCTGGAGTACATCTCGAGCGCCGGACTTCGCGTGCTGCTCAAGGCCACGCGGGAGGTCAAGGCGCAGAACGGAAAGCTGGTCATCTGCGGCGCCCGCGACTACATCCAGGAGGTCTTCGACCTCTCGGGCTTCACCACGGTCTTCGCCCTGGCTCCCGACCTGGGCGGCGCCGTGGGGCAGTTCTAGCCGCCTTCCCGGCGGCGCGATCGATCCGTTTCCGTATCCGACGACAGGGACGCGCGCGGTGCGCGGCCGGACGCATGTCCGGCCCCGCCCGGCCCCGGCCTGCGCGCTCTCGCGCAATCAGTCAGTCATACAGGGATAGTGTCCGGCGCCGGACAGCGCCCGGCCCTTCTCAGGACGGCTTCTTCGCGTCGTTCGCGGCCTTTGCCGCGGCATCCGCCCGGGCCTGGCCGTCCTCCGTCTTCAGGGTCACCACCCGCTGCGGGAAGGGGATGGTGATGGAGTGCTCGCGGAAGAGGTCCCAGATGCGCAGCATGACGTCGCTCTTGACGTTGGCCACTCCGCCCTGCGGATCGCTTATCCAGAAGCGCAGCTCGAGGTTCACCGAGCTGTCCCCGAAGCCCATCAGCCTCGCCGCGGGCGGCGGAACCGAGAGGACGCGCCCGGTCTGTGCGCCGGCCTGCTCCATGAGCCGCATGGCCTGGCGGATGTCGGACTCGTAGCTCACGCCCACGGGGATCTTCAGCCGCACGTCCGGCTTGCCGTAGCTCCAGTTGACCACGCGGTTGGTGATCAGCTCCTCGTTGGGGATGAGGAAGTGCGTGCCGTCGCGCGTGAGCACGGTGGCGAAGCGGGCGCGCAGGTCCGTGACCCAGCCGTAGACCCCGCCCACCTCGATGACGTCGCCGGGCCGCACGGACTTGTCCGTGAGGATGATGAGCCCGGAGACGAAGTTCGCGATGACCTTCTGCAGGCCGAAGCCCACGCCCACGCCCACGGCGCCGCTGAACACGGTAAGCGCCGTGAGCTTCACGCCCAGGCTGTCCAGCGGGATGACCACGGCCACGACGAGCGCCGTGATGCGGAAGAGCTTGGAGAAGAGCACGCGCGCCGAGGGCGTCAGGCTGTGGCTCTGTTGCAGGCGGCTGTCCACGGCGTCCGTGGCCCAGGTGCCGATCTTCAGGAGCACGCCGAGCAGCACCAGGGCCTTGAGCAGCGTGAGCAGCGAGAGGCGGATGTCGCCGAAGGTCAGGGCCACGGAGTCGAGGACGTCCAGGGCCTCCTTCCTGACCCCGGCGATGGACAAGAGGGCCGTGAACCAGATGAGGACCATGAGGCTTCGGCGCAGGAAGACGTCGCTCAGCAGGGCGGCCGCGAAGCGCGTCGCGGCCACGGCCGCGGCCAGGATGAGGGCCGTGTCGAGCAGCGGGAAGGGCAGCT is part of the Desulfovibrio sp. X2 genome and encodes:
- a CDS encoding STAS domain-containing protein, which encodes MQVNENKNGDVVVLSVTGRLDSNTSPDFEERLLGRIRDGERKLVLDFGELEYISSAGLRVLLKATREVKAQNGKLVICGARDYIQEVFDLSGFTTVFALAPDLGGAVGQF
- a CDS encoding mechanosensitive ion channel family protein — its product is MSAASNLFAALPSPAEAESWAASNMLGPGAVKQYAALAVIVVLSWLLAAVLRKAVGRWLGRFLPHDGEDGLYGRLARAFLRSLPELLGVLLCAVGEVFFREHKLPFPLLDTALILAAAVAATRFAAALLSDVFLRRSLMVLIWFTALLSIAGVRKEALDVLDSVALTFGDIRLSLLTLLKALVLLGVLLKIGTWATDAVDSRLQQSHSLTPSARVLFSKLFRITALVVAVVIPLDSLGVKLTALTVFSGAVGVGVGFGLQKVIANFVSGLIILTDKSVRPGDVIEVGGVYGWVTDLRARFATVLTRDGTHFLIPNEELITNRVVNWSYGKPDVRLKIPVGVSYESDIRQAMRLMEQAGAQTGRVLSVPPPAARLMGFGDSSVNLELRFWISDPQGGVANVKSDVMLRIWDLFREHSITIPFPQRVVTLKTEDGQARADAAAKAANDAKKPS